A single Chaetodon trifascialis isolate fChaTrf1 chromosome 18, fChaTrf1.hap1, whole genome shotgun sequence DNA region contains:
- the ssr1 gene encoding translocon-associated protein subunit alpha isoform X1, with product MMKFLPKLLLLVLLAFPATLLIKGPEVRAQDLTEDEEAEAVDEDVVDDVTAEDEDDEAEVEDDENAELTEEKEDEEEEALVGEVKASPNADTTILFVKGEDFPANNIVKFLLGFTNKGSENFIVESLDASFRYPQDYQFYIQNFTALQLGIVVPSGRQATFEYSFIPAEPMGGRPFGLVINLNYKDGSGNIFQDAVFNQTVTITEKEDGLDGETIFMYVFLSGLGLLVIVGLHQLLESRKRRRPAPKVEMGTSSHNDVDLSWIPQETLNQIMQSRRDKASPKRSPRKRSQKRSAGSDE from the exons atgatgaaatttcTACCTaagctcctgctgctggtgctgctagCCTTCCCGGCGACTCTCCTCATCAAAG GGCCGGAGGTGAGAGCCCAGGACCtgactgaggatgaggaggctgaagCTGTGGATGAAGACGTCGTGGATGATGTGACAGCAGAGGACGAGGACGACGAGGCGGAAGTGGAAGACGATGAGAACGCGGAGCTG acggaagaaaaagaagatgaagaagaagaagcgctgGTTGGAGAGGTGAAGGCCTCCCCCAACGCTGACACCACCATCCTATTCGTCAAAGGAGAAG ACTTTCCCGCCAACAACATCGTCAAGTTCCTGCTGGGCTTCACCAACAAAGGATCAGAGAACTTCATTGTGGAGTCTCTGGACGCCTCCTTCCGTTACCCACag GATTACCAGTTCTACATCCAGAACTTCACCGCCCTCCAGCTCGGCATTGTGGTTCCCTCCGGCAGACAGGCCACCTTCGAGTACTCCTTCATCCCCGCAGAGCCGATGGGAGGGCGGCCGTTCGGACTCGTCATCAACCTCAACTACAAGGACGGCAGC GGCAACATTTTCCAGGACGCAGTGTTTAACCAGACGGTCACCATCACTGAGAAGGAGGACGGACTGGATGGAGAGAC cATCTTCATGTACGTCTTCCTGTCGGGTCTCGGGCTGCTGGTCATCGTTGGTCTTCACCAGCTGCTGGAGTCCAGAAAG aggagGCGTCCGGCTCCAAAGGTGGAGATGGGAACTTCGAGCCACAATGACGTGGACCTGAGCTGGATCCCTCAGGAAACACTCAACCAGATCA TGCAGAGTCGCAGAG
- the ssr1 gene encoding translocon-associated protein subunit alpha isoform X2 — protein sequence MMKFLPKLLLLVLLAFPATLLIKGPEVRAQDLTEDEEAEAVDEDVVDDVTAEDEDDEAEVEDDENAELTEEKEDEEEEALVGEVKASPNADTTILFVKGEDFPANNIVKFLLGFTNKGSENFIVESLDASFRYPQDYQFYIQNFTALQLGIVVPSGRQATFEYSFIPAEPMGGRPFGLVINLNYKDGSGNIFQDAVFNQTVTITEKEDGLDGETIFMYVFLSGLGLLVIVGLHQLLESRKRRRPAPKVEMGTSSHNDVDLSWIPQETLNQISEYSRVKASPKRSPRKRSQKRSAGSDE from the exons atgatgaaatttcTACCTaagctcctgctgctggtgctgctagCCTTCCCGGCGACTCTCCTCATCAAAG GGCCGGAGGTGAGAGCCCAGGACCtgactgaggatgaggaggctgaagCTGTGGATGAAGACGTCGTGGATGATGTGACAGCAGAGGACGAGGACGACGAGGCGGAAGTGGAAGACGATGAGAACGCGGAGCTG acggaagaaaaagaagatgaagaagaagaagcgctgGTTGGAGAGGTGAAGGCCTCCCCCAACGCTGACACCACCATCCTATTCGTCAAAGGAGAAG ACTTTCCCGCCAACAACATCGTCAAGTTCCTGCTGGGCTTCACCAACAAAGGATCAGAGAACTTCATTGTGGAGTCTCTGGACGCCTCCTTCCGTTACCCACag GATTACCAGTTCTACATCCAGAACTTCACCGCCCTCCAGCTCGGCATTGTGGTTCCCTCCGGCAGACAGGCCACCTTCGAGTACTCCTTCATCCCCGCAGAGCCGATGGGAGGGCGGCCGTTCGGACTCGTCATCAACCTCAACTACAAGGACGGCAGC GGCAACATTTTCCAGGACGCAGTGTTTAACCAGACGGTCACCATCACTGAGAAGGAGGACGGACTGGATGGAGAGAC cATCTTCATGTACGTCTTCCTGTCGGGTCTCGGGCTGCTGGTCATCGTTGGTCTTCACCAGCTGCTGGAGTCCAGAAAG aggagGCGTCCGGCTCCAAAGGTGGAGATGGGAACTTCGAGCCACAATGACGTGGACCTGAGCTGGATCCCTCAGGAAACACTCAACCAGATCAGTGAGTACAGTCGCGTC
- the ssr1 gene encoding translocon-associated protein subunit alpha isoform X3 — protein MMKFLPKLLLLVLLAFPATLLIKGPEVRAQDLTEDEEAEAVDEDVVDDVTAEDEDDEAEVEDDENAELTEEKEDEEEEALVGEVKASPNADTTILFVKGEDFPANNIVKFLLGFTNKGSENFIVESLDASFRYPQDYQFYIQNFTALQLGIVVPSGRQATFEYSFIPAEPMGGRPFGLVINLNYKDGSGNIFQDAVFNQTVTITEKEDGLDGETIFMYVFLSGLGLLVIVGLHQLLESRKRRRPAPKVEMGTSSHNDVDLSWIPQETLNQINKASPKRSPRKRSQKRSAGSDE, from the exons atgatgaaatttcTACCTaagctcctgctgctggtgctgctagCCTTCCCGGCGACTCTCCTCATCAAAG GGCCGGAGGTGAGAGCCCAGGACCtgactgaggatgaggaggctgaagCTGTGGATGAAGACGTCGTGGATGATGTGACAGCAGAGGACGAGGACGACGAGGCGGAAGTGGAAGACGATGAGAACGCGGAGCTG acggaagaaaaagaagatgaagaagaagaagcgctgGTTGGAGAGGTGAAGGCCTCCCCCAACGCTGACACCACCATCCTATTCGTCAAAGGAGAAG ACTTTCCCGCCAACAACATCGTCAAGTTCCTGCTGGGCTTCACCAACAAAGGATCAGAGAACTTCATTGTGGAGTCTCTGGACGCCTCCTTCCGTTACCCACag GATTACCAGTTCTACATCCAGAACTTCACCGCCCTCCAGCTCGGCATTGTGGTTCCCTCCGGCAGACAGGCCACCTTCGAGTACTCCTTCATCCCCGCAGAGCCGATGGGAGGGCGGCCGTTCGGACTCGTCATCAACCTCAACTACAAGGACGGCAGC GGCAACATTTTCCAGGACGCAGTGTTTAACCAGACGGTCACCATCACTGAGAAGGAGGACGGACTGGATGGAGAGAC cATCTTCATGTACGTCTTCCTGTCGGGTCTCGGGCTGCTGGTCATCGTTGGTCTTCACCAGCTGCTGGAGTCCAGAAAG aggagGCGTCCGGCTCCAAAGGTGGAGATGGGAACTTCGAGCCACAATGACGTGGACCTGAGCTGGATCCCTCAGGAAACACTCAACCAGATCA